One region of Streptomyces sp. NBC_00442 genomic DNA includes:
- a CDS encoding DUF6458 family protein yields MGLGGCIILIAVGAILTFATDWHANGVNLDVVGLILMAVGIIGVAVFTSVLRRRRMVPGSTVIEEDHHHGDHLM; encoded by the coding sequence ATGGGCTTGGGCGGCTGCATCATCCTCATAGCGGTCGGGGCGATCCTCACATTCGCCACGGACTGGCACGCGAACGGTGTGAACCTCGACGTCGTCGGCCTGATCCTGATGGCCGTCGGCATCATCGGCGTCGCCGTCTTCACCAGCGTGCTGCGCAGGCGGCGCATGGTGCCCGGCTCCACCGTCATCGAAGAGGACCACCACCACGGCGACCACCTCATGTGA